One part of the Nitrosophilus kaiyonis genome encodes these proteins:
- a CDS encoding LptF/LptG family permease yields the protein MLNRYLSFLYIKYFFIILSALIIFFVGLDFLQNAKSLPNSANLQILYILYKSFYAIDILLPITIVFAMISTKISLIRSNELVAIYSIGYDKKSVIKPLFVLSFLITLFYILLHTTSFSYANENADNIKKHKFLTSATQNLFFKYNNYYIYFKKLYPFRKEAKDIKIFLMKDHKLEEIIRAKSAFFKNNSWKIENATIVKKIDNKNPKLKILKSKNIDILQGFKPKILDRVYEGKTSFSIIDAILAIKLLKEQNINIQKIKAVLYSQIIYPFFAPFLMVILFYFVPITQRIASITIFSFGAIIFSLSIWGVLYALVRLSFTGVLIPEITTLLPISTLFIISLLFYKKY from the coding sequence ATGTTAAATAGATATCTATCTTTTTTATATATTAAATATTTTTTTATTATTTTATCTGCTTTAATTATTTTTTTTGTTGGTTTAGATTTTTTGCAAAATGCAAAATCTTTACCAAACTCAGCAAACTTACAGATTTTATATATTTTGTATAAAAGTTTTTATGCTATAGATATTTTATTGCCTATTACAATTGTTTTTGCAATGATCTCTACAAAGATTTCATTAATTAGATCCAATGAACTTGTAGCAATTTATTCAATTGGCTATGATAAAAAAAGTGTTATAAAACCTCTATTTGTTTTATCATTTTTAATAACATTATTTTATATTTTATTACATACAACATCTTTTTCTTATGCTAATGAAAATGCAGATAATATAAAAAAACATAAATTTCTAACTAGTGCTACACAAAATCTATTTTTTAAATATAATAATTATTATATATATTTTAAAAAACTATATCCTTTTAGAAAAGAGGCTAAAGATATTAAAATATTTCTTATGAAAGATCATAAATTAGAAGAGATAATCAGGGCAAAAAGTGCTTTTTTTAAAAATAATAGCTGGAAAATAGAAAATGCAACTATTGTTAAAAAAATAGATAATAAAAATCCAAAATTAAAAATTTTAAAAAGCAAAAATATAGATATTTTACAAGGATTTAAACCAAAAATTTTAGATAGAGTATATGAAGGAAAAACAAGTTTTAGTATTATAGATGCAATTTTGGCTATAAAACTTTTAAAAGAGCAAAATATTAATATACAAAAAATAAAAGCTGTTCTTTATTCTCAAATAATATATCCTTTTTTTGCTCCTTTTTTAATGGTTATACTTTTTTATTTTGTACCAATTACACAAAGAATTGCAAGTATAACAATTTTTAGTTTTGGTGCAATAATTTTTTCATTATCAATATGGGGAGTTTTATATGCTCTTGTTAGACTCTCATTTACAGGAGTTTTGATTCCAGAAATTACTACTTTACTTCCTATATCTACTCTTTTTATCATATCTTTACTTTTTTATAAAAAATATTAA
- a CDS encoding transaldolase, translating to MYLKDIRFSIWADFIERDFLDNEFKELIEKNIVNGATSNPAIFKNAILNSSAYKEQLKKLSDKTPKEKYEALAIYDIKKAADILEPLYKKNDDGFVSIEVDPHFANDTEKTIKEAKKLWNEIDRKNLMIKVPATDEGCEAIKELVKDGININATLIFDPKYAQKCLDAIEEGLKNSKENPNIVLSIFVSRFDRKLDKILEEKGIEKGKVGILNAAKIYNIIQKRALPNVRALFASTGVKGDDYPPYYYISELIAPNSINTAPIETIKSFVKYGKKDVKLPIMEEEIDNFFENLKNSGIDMQKVYDELLKDGLVAFKDAFDEIMKELE from the coding sequence ATGTATTTAAAAGATATAAGATTTTCAATTTGGGCAGATTTTATAGAGAGAGATTTTTTAGATAATGAGTTTAAAGAATTAATAGAAAAAAATATTGTTAATGGAGCTACAAGTAATCCAGCAATTTTTAAAAATGCTATATTAAATTCTTCAGCTTATAAAGAACAATTAAAAAAATTAAGTGATAAGACTCCTAAAGAAAAATATGAAGCTTTAGCTATATATGATATAAAAAAAGCAGCAGATATTTTGGAGCCTTTATATAAAAAAAATGATGATGGATTTGTGAGCATTGAAGTAGATCCTCATTTTGCAAATGATACAGAAAAGACAATAAAAGAGGCAAAAAAATTATGGAATGAGATAGATAGAAAAAATCTAATGATCAAAGTTCCAGCAACAGATGAAGGTTGCGAAGCTATAAAAGAGCTTGTAAAAGATGGGATAAATATAAATGCCACTTTAATATTTGATCCAAAATATGCTCAAAAATGTTTAGATGCAATAGAAGAGGGTCTAAAAAATTCAAAAGAAAATCCAAATATAGTTTTGAGTATATTTGTAAGCAGATTTGATAGAAAACTTGACAAGATTTTGGAAGAAAAAGGAATTGAAAAAGGAAAAGTTGGTATTTTAAATGCAGCAAAAATTTACAATATCATTCAAAAAAGAGCTCTTCCAAATGTAAGAGCTCTTTTTGCTAGCACTGGAGTAAAAGGAGATGATTATCCTCCATATTATTATATTTCAGAACTTATTGCTCCAAATAGTATCAATACTGCTCCAATTGAAACTATAAAATCTTTTGTAAAATATGGTAAAAAAGATGTAAAACTTCCGATAATGGAAGAAGAGATTGATAATTTTTTTGAAAATCTCAAAAATAGTGGTATCGATATGCAAAAAGTTTATGATGAACTATTAAAAGATGGATTAGTTGCGTTTAAAGATGCCTTTGATGAGATTATGAAAGAATTGGAGTAG
- the pheA gene encoding prephenate dehydratase, whose product MNLNELRKKIDSIDDEILELLNKRMEIVKKVGELKNKTGAPIYRPEREQEILNRLKKENRGPLNDSAIDAIFLEIFAVARNLERPERVAYLGPIGSFTHQAAEAKFGAMSDYLSMNSINAVFKAVETKRAKYGVVPIENSIDGVVGETLDLLGRSDLLIVAESYMPIHHTFATLEDDLSKIKKIYSKDIAFGQCRNFLIEHELEDVELIPVESTAKAAKLAAKEKGSAAICSHIAAKLYNLPILFENIEDLHTNKTRFIVISDFKNEKSGNDKTSILAKLEDKPGALVKFLEDFDKEKINLTKIESRPAADKEFSYWFYIDFDGHVDDENVQKIFKKHKKEIKWLGSYVKAISSKD is encoded by the coding sequence ATGAATCTTAATGAATTAAGAAAAAAAATTGACTCTATCGATGATGAAATTTTAGAGTTATTAAATAAAAGAATGGAAATAGTAAAAAAAGTTGGAGAATTAAAAAACAAAACTGGCGCTCCAATATATAGGCCAGAGCGCGAACAAGAGATTTTAAATAGACTGAAAAAAGAAAATAGAGGACCCCTAAATGATTCAGCGATAGATGCAATATTTTTAGAAATTTTTGCAGTAGCAAGAAATCTTGAAAGACCAGAGCGTGTTGCATATCTTGGACCTATTGGAAGTTTTACCCATCAAGCTGCTGAAGCAAAATTTGGAGCTATGAGTGATTATCTATCAATGAATTCTATAAATGCGGTTTTTAAAGCAGTTGAGACAAAAAGAGCAAAATATGGAGTGGTTCCTATAGAAAACTCTATAGATGGCGTTGTTGGAGAGACTTTAGACCTGCTTGGAAGAAGCGATCTTTTAATAGTAGCTGAAAGCTATATGCCAATTCATCATACTTTTGCTACATTGGAAGATGATTTAAGCAAGATAAAAAAAATCTATTCAAAAGATATTGCTTTTGGACAGTGTAGAAATTTTTTAATTGAGCATGAATTGGAAGATGTTGAATTAATACCTGTAGAATCTACTGCAAAAGCAGCAAAACTTGCAGCAAAAGAGAAAGGCAGTGCTGCAATTTGCTCTCATATAGCAGCAAAACTCTATAATTTACCAATTCTATTTGAAAATATCGAAGATCTACATACAAATAAAACTAGATTTATTGTTATTAGTGATTTTAAAAATGAAAAAAGCGGAAATGACAAAACATCTATTCTTGCAAAGTTAGAGGATAAACCAGGAGCTTTAGTTAAATTTTTGGAAGATTTTGATAAAGAAAAGATAAATCTAACAAAAATAGAGAGTAGACCTGCAGCTGATAAGGAGTTTAGTTACTGGTTCTATATAGATTTTGATGGGCATGTAGATGATGAAAATGTTCAAAAGATTTTTAAAAAGCATAAAAAAGAGATTAAGTGGCTTGGAAGTTATGTAAAAGCTATAAGTAGTAAGGATTGA
- the lysA gene encoding diaminopimelate decarboxylase — protein sequence MIDFKNLAKKYDTPLYVYDFDLIENNFKDLKEAFKARKSLICYAVKANSNLSVLKKLNSLGSGADCVSIGEIKRALLAGIPKYKIVFSGVGKKDSEIEEALKLDILFINLESEAEMLRVEEIARKLGKKARISIRVNPNIDPKTHPYISTGLHENKFGVEIDVAKRMYLKAHRSSFLEPVGIHFHIGSQLTELEPIKEASQIVADLTKSLIKIGIDIKFFDVGGGLGIKYKDEKTIKPYDYAQAIFSTLKGLDVTVVCEPGRFLVGNAGYFLTKVLYEKISGKKRFIIVDGGMNDLLRPSLYNAYHRVEVVGKKGDESLADVVGPVCESGDFFAKDRLLPKTEHNDLIVIYSAGAYGFVMSSNYNSRPRVAEVAIENKNDRIIRQRESFEDLIAKEVDFI from the coding sequence ATGATAGATTTTAAAAACTTAGCAAAAAAATATGATACACCATTATATGTATATGATTTTGATTTGATAGAGAACAATTTTAAAGATTTAAAAGAGGCTTTTAAAGCAAGAAAATCTTTAATATGTTATGCAGTTAAAGCAAATTCAAATCTTTCTGTTTTAAAAAAACTTAACTCATTAGGCAGTGGAGCAGATTGTGTTTCAATTGGTGAAATAAAAAGGGCACTTCTAGCTGGTATCCCTAAATATAAAATAGTTTTTAGTGGGGTAGGTAAAAAAGATAGTGAGATTGAAGAGGCTTTAAAGCTGGATATTTTATTTATTAATCTTGAAAGTGAAGCAGAAATGCTTCGTGTAGAAGAGATTGCAAGAAAGCTTGGAAAGAAAGCAAGAATAAGTATAAGAGTAAATCCAAATATTGATCCAAAAACTCATCCTTATATCTCAACTGGTCTTCATGAAAATAAGTTTGGCGTTGAAATTGATGTTGCAAAAAGAATGTATTTAAAAGCTCATAGAAGTTCCTTTTTAGAGCCAGTTGGTATTCATTTTCATATAGGAAGCCAACTAACTGAACTTGAGCCAATCAAAGAAGCAAGTCAGATAGTAGCTGATTTGACAAAAAGTCTTATAAAAATAGGAATAGATATAAAATTTTTTGATGTTGGTGGTGGTCTTGGTATAAAATATAAAGATGAAAAAACGATAAAACCTTATGATTATGCTCAAGCAATTTTTTCTACTCTAAAAGGTCTTGATGTAACAGTTGTTTGTGAACCAGGTAGATTTTTGGTTGGTAATGCTGGCTATTTCTTAACAAAAGTTTTATATGAAAAAATAAGTGGTAAAAAAAGATTTATAATAGTTGATGGTGGAATGAATGATCTTCTTAGGCCATCTTTATATAATGCGTATCATAGGGTTGAAGTTGTTGGCAAAAAAGGTGATGAAAGTTTAGCTGATGTTGTGGGCCCTGTTTGCGAAAGTGGAGATTTTTTTGCAAAAGATAGGCTTTTGCCAAAAACAGAGCATAATGATTTAATTGTTATATATAGTGCAGGAGCATATGGATTTGTTATGAGTAGCAACTACAATTCAAGACCAAGAGTTGCTGAAGTTGCAATAGAAAATAAAAATGATAGAATAATTAGACAAAGAGAAAGCTTTGAGGATTTAATTGCAAAAGAGGTTGATTTTATATGA
- the hisC gene encoding histidinol-phosphate transaminase — protein MRFNEELKNIKTYEAGKPIELVVRDFGINEKDIIKLASNENPYGTSQKVIEAVKNIADKMYMYPDDSMYDLKNLLSKKFNVNSNEIIIGAGSDQVLEFASRAVLNNKSKVLMSKITFAMYEIYAMQQGAKIIRSSCYRHDLDEFYELYKKENPDIIFICTPNNPTGDAIDKDYLFEFLKKVDEPLIIVDGAYMEYASFKDKNKKISPKELIENFENVLYLGTFSKAYGLGGMRVGYGIANRKIIENLYKLRPPFNITTLSLKAATEALKDEEFVKNSIEKNFSQMERYVNYALKKGFEFIDSYTNFITYILPKDINSKDISNRLMKKGIIIRDLNSYGMNAIRITIGTKEQNSIFFEKFDEVLNEY, from the coding sequence ATGAGATTTAATGAAGAGTTAAAAAATATCAAAACATATGAAGCTGGTAAGCCTATCGAGTTAGTTGTTAGAGATTTTGGAATTAATGAAAAAGATATCATAAAGTTAGCATCAAATGAAAATCCTTATGGTACAAGCCAAAAGGTTATTGAAGCTGTAAAAAATATAGCAGACAAAATGTATATGTATCCAGATGATAGTATGTATGATTTAAAAAACCTATTATCTAAAAAATTTAATGTAAATAGCAATGAGATAATAATTGGTGCTGGTAGCGATCAAGTTTTAGAGTTTGCTTCAAGAGCTGTGCTTAATAATAAAAGTAAAGTTTTAATGAGTAAAATCACTTTTGCTATGTATGAGATTTATGCAATGCAGCAAGGTGCAAAAATTATAAGAAGTTCATGTTATAGGCATGATTTAGATGAATTTTATGAACTTTATAAAAAAGAAAATCCTGATATTATTTTTATTTGTACCCCAAATAATCCAACAGGAGATGCAATAGATAAAGATTATCTATTTGAGTTTTTGAAAAAAGTAGATGAACCTTTAATAATTGTTGATGGTGCGTATATGGAATATGCCTCTTTTAAAGATAAAAATAAAAAAATTTCTCCTAAAGAGTTAATAGAAAATTTTGAAAATGTTTTATATCTTGGTACTTTTTCAAAAGCTTATGGACTTGGAGGTATGAGAGTAGGCTATGGAATAGCAAATAGAAAAATTATTGAAAATTTGTATAAATTAAGACCTCCGTTTAATATTACAACTTTAAGTCTAAAAGCTGCTACCGAAGCACTAAAAGATGAAGAATTTGTAAAAAATAGTATTGAAAAAAACTTTTCTCAAATGGAAAGATATGTAAATTATGCTTTAAAAAAAGGTTTTGAATTTATAGATAGTTATACAAATTTTATAACTTATATCTTACCAAAAGATATTAATTCAAAAGATATATCAAATAGATTAATGAAAAAAGGTATCATTATTAGAGATTTAAATAGTTATGGAATGAATGCTATTAGAATTACAATAGGTACAAAAGAGCAAAATAGTATATTTTTTGAGAAATTTGATGAGGTTTTAAATGAATATTAA
- the pth gene encoding aminoacyl-tRNA hydrolase, producing the protein MFLVVGLGNPGPKYKNNRHNIGFMVVDYLVNHLNPIPISKKDFKGELYKLKDILLLKPSTFMNLSGESVKAVKNFYKIKNSNIIVIHDDLDLPFGAIRFKKGGSSGGHNGLKSIDNHIGNDYIRVRIGIGRPKDKSQVVNFVLNDFNEEEKKYLDDIIKKASLAVIELTKEDLDKVRSRFSQKGIVLKRNNVK; encoded by the coding sequence ATGTTTTTAGTTGTAGGTCTTGGAAATCCTGGGCCAAAATATAAAAACAATAGACACAATATTGGATTTATGGTGGTTGACTATCTGGTCAACCATCTAAATCCTATTCCAATTTCAAAAAAAGATTTTAAAGGCGAACTTTATAAGTTAAAAGATATCCTTCTTCTAAAACCCTCAACTTTTATGAATCTCTCAGGCGAAAGTGTTAAAGCTGTAAAAAATTTTTATAAGATTAAAAATAGTAATATAATTGTAATACATGATGATTTAGATCTTCCTTTTGGAGCTATTAGATTTAAAAAAGGTGGAAGCAGTGGCGGACATAATGGCTTAAAATCTATAGATAATCATATAGGAAATGATTATATTAGAGTACGAATTGGGATAGGTAGACCAAAAGATAAATCACAAGTAGTAAATTTTGTATTGAATGATTTTAATGAAGAGGAAAAAAAATATTTAGATGATATTATAAAGAAAGCTTCTCTTGCTGTTATTGAGTTAACGAAAGAGGATTTGGATAAAGTTAGAAGCAGGTTTAGTCAAAAAGGAATAGTTTTAAAGAGGAATAATGTTAAATAG
- a CDS encoding 50S ribosomal protein L25/general stress protein Ctc: MLEGIIRESIGKKESKKLRRDGYLIANIYGKGFENINAAFKKGDFIRAVRNKEKLAFPVKVGDKELNVVVQDYQKDPVTYDLLHVDLMVAQPGVVTYYMVPIKTVGTPKGLKNKGVLVVSKRRIKVKGAIENIPDSITLDVTDLDVGDAILIRDIELPEGVTHMIPDRVAVVGVVKAK, from the coding sequence ATGTTAGAAGGCATAATTAGAGAGAGTATCGGCAAAAAAGAGTCAAAAAAGCTTCGCCGAGATGGTTATCTAATTGCCAATATTTATGGGAAAGGCTTTGAAAATATCAATGCAGCTTTTAAAAAGGGTGATTTTATAAGAGCTGTGAGAAATAAAGAAAAATTGGCATTCCCTGTAAAAGTTGGTGATAAAGAGTTAAATGTTGTTGTGCAAGATTATCAAAAAGATCCAGTGACATATGATCTTTTACATGTTGATTTAATGGTTGCACAACCTGGTGTAGTTACTTACTATATGGTTCCAATAAAAACTGTTGGTACACCTAAAGGTTTGAAAAATAAAGGTGTGCTTGTAGTTTCAAAAAGAAGAATCAAAGTAAAAGGTGCAATTGAAAATATTCCAGACTCAATAACTCTTGATGTTACGGACTTAGATGTTGGTGATGCAATACTTATAAGAGATATTGAGTTGCCAGAAGGTGTTACTCATATGATACCTGATAGAGTTGCAGTAGTAGGTGTTGTAAAAGCTAAATAA
- a CDS encoding type IV pilus twitching motility protein PilT has translation MENFSIEELTFETTNKIRKYLKKLVYMGGSDLHIKANSIIRARINGDIVPFSGEVISKDEALILAKELLRSRFKELVEYKDVDLVYIYDENTRFRVNIFFQMDGVSAVFRTIPVKIKSIDELMLPASIHKLTQIPRGLVLVTGVTGSGKSTTLAAIIDEINKNRREHIITIEDPVEFVHKDKKCIVNQRSLGQDTISFSRALRSALREDPDIILVGEMRDLETIEMALHAAETGHLVFSTLHTLDVKETINRVISMFPSEEQNRIRIVLASVLEAVVSQRLVKRKDEGRIAAVELMFKTKRIETMIEEGREIEITDAIEEGKIYGMQTFDQALLDLYKKGLIDEEEAMNNATSRADMKLKIEGFSDKTVNAKDNFVGESDSDVIDLKI, from the coding sequence ATGGAAAATTTTTCTATTGAAGAACTTACTTTTGAGACAACAAATAAAATAAGAAAATATCTTAAAAAACTTGTATATATGGGTGGAAGTGATTTACATATAAAAGCTAATTCAATTATTAGAGCTAGAATAAATGGCGATATAGTACCTTTTTCTGGCGAAGTTATCTCAAAAGATGAGGCATTAATTCTTGCAAAAGAGTTACTTAGAAGCAGATTTAAAGAGTTGGTTGAATATAAAGATGTGGATTTAGTATATATTTATGATGAGAATACAAGATTTAGGGTAAATATATTTTTTCAAATGGATGGAGTATCTGCTGTATTTCGTACAATACCTGTGAAAATAAAATCAATTGATGAACTTATGCTTCCAGCATCTATCCATAAGCTTACTCAGATTCCAAGAGGGCTTGTTTTAGTAACAGGTGTTACAGGAAGTGGTAAATCTACAACTCTTGCAGCAATAATTGATGAGATAAATAAAAATAGAAGAGAACATATAATTACTATAGAAGATCCAGTAGAATTTGTACATAAAGATAAAAAATGTATAGTTAATCAAAGAAGTTTAGGACAAGACACTATAAGTTTTTCAAGAGCACTTAGGTCTGCTCTAAGGGAAGACCCTGATATTATCCTTGTTGGCGAGATGAGAGATCTTGAAACTATTGAGATGGCTTTACATGCAGCTGAAACTGGGCATCTTGTTTTTTCAACCCTTCATACATTGGATGTTAAAGAAACAATAAATAGGGTTATAAGTATGTTTCCTTCTGAAGAACAAAATAGAATTAGAATAGTTTTAGCCTCAGTTTTAGAGGCAGTTGTATCACAAAGACTTGTTAAAAGAAAAGATGAAGGTCGAATTGCAGCAGTTGAATTGATGTTTAAAACAAAGAGAATCGAAACAATGATAGAAGAGGGTAGAGAAATAGAGATAACAGATGCCATAGAAGAGGGTAAAATTTATGGTATGCAAACATTTGATCAAGCATTATTAGATCTATATAAAAAAGGTCTAATAGATGAAGAAGAGGCAATGAATAATGCAACTAGTAGAGCAGATATGAAACTGAAAATTGAAGGTTTTTCAGATAAAACAGTTAACGCAAAAGATAATTTTGTTGGAGAATCAGATAGTGATGTTATAGATTTGAAAATTTAA
- a CDS encoding HAD-IIA family hydrolase, with protein sequence MIYFIDVQGTLIDDKDKKPIPGAIEFINDLNSRKIPYIVVTNNTKRDSIDFINYLNNIGFNLNEKNYIDPLMILNEIIKEKNIAVYGTEEFLKIVDTLGYKKDFKNPEAVLVSIKDDYKFDEFAQIIDFLLNGAKLYGMHKTAIYAKNSKRYPGVGAILEMLKFATKKEYKVIGKPSDIFFKKALDKLKKSIKKDISFKDITIISDDVIGDLIEAKNLGMKTVFVLSGKFRDEKEILPYLKKEEKPDMTVKSIGYIQKMGVI encoded by the coding sequence ATGATCTATTTTATTGATGTTCAAGGAACATTGATAGATGATAAAGATAAAAAGCCAATACCAGGTGCTATTGAATTTATAAATGATTTAAATAGTAGAAAAATTCCATATATTGTTGTAACAAATAATACAAAAAGAGACTCAATAGATTTCATAAACTATTTAAATAATATTGGATTTAATTTAAATGAAAAAAATTATATAGATCCTTTAATGATTTTAAATGAAATAATTAAAGAGAAAAATATAGCAGTTTATGGAACAGAAGAGTTTTTAAAAATTGTAGATACTCTTGGATATAAAAAAGATTTTAAAAATCCAGAAGCTGTATTAGTTAGCATCAAAGATGATTATAAATTTGATGAATTTGCTCAAATAATAGATTTTTTATTAAATGGAGCAAAACTTTACGGTATGCATAAAACTGCCATATATGCTAAAAATTCAAAAAGATATCCAGGTGTTGGTGCAATTTTAGAGATGTTAAAATTTGCTACTAAAAAAGAGTATAAAGTTATTGGGAAGCCTAGTGATATTTTTTTTAAAAAAGCTTTAGATAAATTAAAAAAGAGTATAAAAAAGGATATATCTTTTAAAGATATAACAATTATAAGTGATGATGTTATAGGAGATTTGATAGAAGCTAAAAATCTTGGAATGAAGACTGTATTTGTATTGAGTGGCAAATTTAGAGATGAAAAAGAGATATTGCCATATTTAAAAAAAGAAGAAAAACCAGATATGACTGTAAAAAGTATTGGTTATATCCAAAAGATGGGGGTAATATGA